A window of the Phaseolus vulgaris cultivar G19833 chromosome 5, P. vulgaris v2.0, whole genome shotgun sequence genome harbors these coding sequences:
- the LOC137834325 gene encoding uncharacterized protein yields MESWEGLDIDDNDIGSYVRRCNSTTNVIPGPAGNVQAVILNRNYDQAVNTQEFINHIDQQTYDCDFTSNQWKWAEKFLQFQGEIEGRGSEQRSFLRSLKELDVFPLLSCLIKSCKDTGLGDMLITIKDPTGTASASVHGKVLKNEEFGFLIEVDSVLVLKNVGLFSPN; encoded by the exons ATGGAGTCATGGGAAGGACTTGATATCGACGACAACGACATTGGTAGTTATGTACGGCGTTGCAACTCCACTACCAATGTCATTCCGGGACCAGCTGGTAATGTGCAAGCCGTGATTCTTAATCGGAACTATGACCAAGCAGTAAACACTCAAGAATTTATAAACCATATAGATCAACAAACTTATGACTGTGATTTTACATCCAACCAATGGAAATGGGCAGAAAAATTCCTTCAATTCCAAG GAGAAATTGAAGGACGTGGTTCTGAACAAAGATCATTCCTGAGAAGTTTGAAAGAATTAGATGTTTTCCCACTCCTAAGTTGTCTAATCAAATCATGCAAGGACACTGGTCTAGGAGACATGTTAATAACAATTAAG GATCCGACGGGGACTGCAAGTGCAAGTGTTCATGGGAAGGTTTTAAAGAATGAAGAATTTGGTTTTCTAATTGAAGTTGACTCTGTCTTAGTTTTAAAGAAT GTTGGCCTTTTCAGTCCAAATTGA